The sequence below is a genomic window from Thiomonas sp. FB-Cd.
GACAGCACCCGCAGGCCATGCCACATCCCGTGGAAGGCGAACGCACCCAGTGCCTCCGGTCGGGCCTGGCCGGCCAGCACCTCGGCCCGCACCCGCTCGTAGGCCTGGGTCGCATCTGCGCTCCAACCCGTGGCGGGTGTTGACGAAGGCGTCAGCGTTTTTTTTTGCGTGCCATCGCCCGCTCGATGCTGCGCGGGTGAACCGTGATCCCCAACTGTGCGCGCACGATCTTGGTCATCTCGCGGGCCTGCAAGGGCGCGCCGCTGAGGTGGTGCGCCTCGATCACGGCCATCACCTCGGGAGTGAGCTTGTGTGCCGACTTGGGGCCACGAGGCTGTGGCAGCAGGCCGGCTATGCCGTCGCGCTCGAAAGCGGCCTCGGCCTGGTAGTAGGTCGGCCGAGACAGGCCGAACAGGCTGGCAGCCTCGGCCTTGGTGACTCCGTCCTGCTGCGCGTGGCGAAGCATCTCGTACTTCACCTGGACCAGGTCGTTGGCGTCGAAGAAGCCGCCGGTCTGGAACCAGGCGGCCAGCACACGCTGCGGTCGGGGATTGAGCGTGCCGGCTTGGCGCAGGCGCTCGATCTTGGTCGTGAACTTGGACACGGTCTGATGGCTGTTCTTTATGCAAAGAACAATATGCCGCACATATCGCCTTGTCAAGCACAACTTGCCGCCATTCGCCAGCGCAATTAGAGCGCCGCACTAGACGTCGCAGATGAGTGGGCGCGCCGCCTGCGCACAGGGCGGCATAAATTGATTTACACATGCGGCGTAATTCTCTTGACACAGCGCTGTCCGCTCTTGTGTCCGCTCCTGACTTCGAAGACCAGCTCAACGAGCGTCAGAAGATCGTCGGCGCGCAGGTATGCGCGGCCAG
It includes:
- a CDS encoding helix-turn-helix domain-containing protein; its protein translation is MSKFTTKIERLRQAGTLNPRPQRVLAAWFQTGGFFDANDLVQVKYEMLRHAQQDGVTKAEAASLFGLSRPTYYQAEAAFERDGIAGLLPQPRGPKSAHKLTPEVMAVIEAHHLSGAPLQAREMTKIVRAQLGITVHPRSIERAMARKKKR